From Panthera uncia isolate 11264 chromosome E1, Puncia_PCG_1.0, whole genome shotgun sequence, one genomic window encodes:
- the CCDC182 gene encoding coiled-coil domain-containing protein 182 encodes MEPLYRAGSILMKVNTLQGKKMVESGLQSGDFSLPQSWPSCFPPPADLEILQQKVAGVQRELADFKKEALQAIRDLEVAFCELNGALAQQEEQAARVKQRLREEEDRGVVRNKVLTFLLPREKQLREHCRRLERMLLGSNRDALASPRKIQAN; translated from the coding sequence ATGGAACCACTCTATCGGGCTGGGTCCATCCTCATGAAGGTGAACACTTTACAAGGGAAGAAGATGGTGGAGAGCGGCCTCCAGTCCGGAGACTTTTCCCTCCCTCAGTCGTGGCCTTCCTGCTTCCCGCCGCCAGCGGATCTGGAGATCCTGCAGCAGAAGGTGGCCGGGGTGCAGCGGGAGCTGGCCGACTTCAAGAAGGAGGCGCTGCAGGCCATCCGTGACCTGGAGGTCGCCTTCTGCGAGCTGAACGGGGCGCTGGCGCAGCAGGAGGAGCAGGCGGCCCGCGTGAAGCAGCggctcagggaggaggaggaccGCGGCGTCGTGCGGAATAAGGTCCTCACCTTCCTGCTGCCCCGCGAGAAGCAGCTCCGGGAGCACTGCAGGCGGCTGGAGCGCATGCTGCTGGGCTCCAACCGCGACGCGCTGGCCAGTCCCAGGAAGATCCAGGCAAACTGA